From Endozoicomonas sp. 8E, the proteins below share one genomic window:
- a CDS encoding ATP-binding protein, with protein sequence MRFYNREDELEQLQEWSEQASKGTAHLTTVVGMRRVGKTALLNKTFPQNTAAAASIYLFVSRKQESLLCEEFVEQIRTVLNIPIFGQPARLREVMEILLQFSITTPVTVILDEFQDIQRVNRAFFSELQDLWDRYRQQSRMHLVCCGSLYSLMTRLFQDGREPLFGRADHRINLQPLRCRYIAQMLNDRQEFTPEKLLQWYMLSGGVPKYLEWLFNIDPAENLWSQLINEHSLVIEEGHYRLAEEFGPEHGTYFSILAAIASGSRSRPEIESLLGISVGPQLDRLENEFDIISRNRPVLSKPGTRLIKYRIADAFLAFWFRSIYKHRSAVEIGNFPFIHKVIERDYPTWSGHWLEEIVREVIAETGEYNIVGSYWERGNQNEIDLVAINELDKKVLIAEIKRNPKNIRKTHLQEKATKLVQQLKGYDIEYRGFALDDLADWF encoded by the coding sequence ATGAGATTCTATAACCGAGAAGACGAGCTTGAACAGCTCCAGGAGTGGAGTGAACAAGCCTCTAAAGGAACGGCCCACCTGACGACCGTAGTAGGAATGCGCCGGGTAGGTAAAACCGCTCTGCTAAATAAAACCTTTCCTCAGAACACGGCTGCTGCAGCTTCTATCTATTTGTTTGTATCCAGAAAACAGGAGTCATTGCTGTGTGAAGAGTTTGTCGAACAGATCAGAACGGTTTTAAATATTCCCATATTTGGTCAGCCTGCACGTCTTCGGGAAGTCATGGAAATCCTGTTGCAGTTCAGCATCACGACGCCGGTTACCGTCATACTGGATGAATTTCAGGATATCCAGCGGGTTAATCGGGCGTTTTTTTCCGAACTTCAGGATTTATGGGATCGGTACAGACAACAGAGTCGTATGCACCTGGTCTGCTGTGGCTCTTTATACAGCCTTATGACCCGGTTGTTTCAGGATGGACGAGAGCCCTTGTTTGGTCGAGCCGATCATCGCATCAACCTTCAGCCGTTGCGTTGTCGCTATATCGCCCAGATGCTGAATGACCGGCAGGAGTTTACGCCTGAAAAACTTCTGCAGTGGTACATGCTCAGTGGCGGTGTTCCTAAATATCTGGAGTGGCTGTTTAATATTGATCCTGCAGAAAACCTGTGGTCGCAGCTGATTAATGAACATAGCCTGGTTATTGAAGAAGGGCATTATCGTCTGGCCGAAGAGTTTGGGCCTGAGCATGGTACCTATTTTTCCATATTGGCGGCTATCGCTTCCGGTAGTAGGAGCCGACCTGAAATAGAATCATTGCTGGGCATTTCCGTAGGGCCACAGCTTGATCGTTTGGAAAATGAATTTGATATCATCAGCCGAAACCGGCCAGTGTTGTCTAAACCGGGAACCCGGTTGATTAAATATCGCATTGCCGATGCTTTCCTGGCCTTCTGGTTTCGCTCTATTTATAAGCACCGTAGCGCAGTGGAGATTGGCAACTTTCCGTTTATCCATAAAGTCATTGAGCGTGACTACCCGACCTGGAGTGGTCACTGGCTGGAAGAAATCGTCAGGGAAGTCATTGCTGAAACAGGCGAGTACAATATCGTTGGCAGTTACTGGGAGAGAGGGAACCAGAATGAAATTGATCTTGTCGCGATCAATGAACTGGATAAAAAAGTCCTGATTGCTGAAATCAAGCGTAACCCGAAAAATATCCGAAAAACGCATTTACAGGAAAAAGCCACCAAGTTGGTGCAGCAACTGAAGGGATATGATATTGAGTACAGGGGCTTTGCTCTGGACGATTTGGCAGATTGGTTTTGA